One region of Longimicrobiaceae bacterium genomic DNA includes:
- a CDS encoding c-type cytochrome, which produces MREMREMRGGRRFGGRAASTVSAVLAVTMMAACSRPGRRDADERDASQIAMGSPEHGAVLIRKYGCGSCHTIPGIPGAKSTVGPPLAGIAGRSYIAGVLPNNPDNMTAWIHNPPAVDSKTAMPYMGISAAEARDIAAYIYTLK; this is translated from the coding sequence GATGCGGGAGATGCGGGAGATGCGGGGCGGCCGGCGCTTCGGCGGACGCGCGGCATCGACGGTCTCGGCCGTGCTGGCGGTCACGATGATGGCCGCCTGCTCGCGCCCGGGCCGCCGCGACGCGGATGAGCGCGACGCCTCGCAGATCGCGATGGGGAGCCCGGAGCACGGCGCGGTGCTGATCCGCAAGTACGGCTGCGGGAGCTGCCACACCATTCCCGGCATCCCCGGGGCGAAGTCCACCGTGGGGCCGCCGCTGGCCGGCATCGCGGGCCGCTCGTACATCGCCGGCGTGCTGCCGAACAACCCCGACAACATGACCGCCTGGATCCACAACCCGCCCGCCGTGGATTCCAAGACCGCCATGCCGTACATGGGCATCTCCGCCGCCGAAGCCCGCGACATCGCCGCTTACATCTACACCCTCAAGTAG